A window from Pseudomonas campi encodes these proteins:
- a CDS encoding YdgA family protein, with protein sequence MKKSAGIAVGVILAIGALGTAGAWYTGQQLPALLDTSIKQANEEMAKTLPAVGISVSIELLSLERQFFSSNARYRVKFSGSLDGESPSNLEWVITDRIEHGPFPLSRLQAFKLMPVMATSNYALEQSPELEKWFVASNGVSPLNGQVSLGYDRSFDGNLQLQPLKAALDEESAVDFSGFNIDFDSSADVQEVSANGVMDSLKITSTLDNAQNMTLEFKGLTLDSEAHKGSSDFYLGNNEVRLQSIELLLGDSQPILLKDFVQRDETTENDNKLSARYSYDIGMISYQGNDIGGSQMIWGVKNLDATALQSLVELYGQLLQAGQVDSETGMPTLSAEQSALLKADIETLLAGKPSLALEKLSFKTANGESSFSLALDLNKPESFELPAPELAKQLIAQLDAKLLVSKAMIGDVVGVQAAIGGETDKEAIAQQATMMSEMASGMAVATELATVEGENIVSSLHYANNQVNFNGKQMSVEEFVAMAFATGGGLGAGMGGDMPEEAPVIEDPALMDGEGAAEETSLEQ encoded by the coding sequence ATGAAAAAATCTGCAGGCATTGCTGTAGGCGTCATCCTGGCCATTGGTGCATTGGGCACGGCCGGAGCCTGGTACACCGGGCAACAACTCCCCGCGCTGCTCGACACCTCGATCAAGCAAGCCAACGAGGAAATGGCCAAGACCCTTCCTGCCGTGGGTATCAGCGTGTCGATCGAGCTGCTGTCGCTGGAGCGCCAGTTCTTCAGCAGCAACGCGCGCTACCGCGTCAAGTTCTCCGGTTCGCTGGATGGCGAGTCGCCGAGCAACCTGGAGTGGGTGATCACCGATCGCATCGAGCACGGCCCGTTCCCGCTGTCGCGCCTGCAGGCCTTCAAACTGATGCCGGTTATGGCCACCAGCAACTACGCGCTGGAACAGAGCCCGGAACTGGAAAAATGGTTCGTCGCCAGCAACGGTGTGTCGCCGCTCAATGGCCAGGTCAGCCTCGGCTATGACCGCTCCTTCGACGGCAACCTGCAACTGCAGCCGCTTAAAGCGGCCTTGGACGAAGAGAGCGCGGTCGACTTCAGCGGCTTCAACATCGACTTCGACAGCAGCGCCGATGTCCAGGAAGTCAGCGCCAACGGCGTGATGGACAGCCTGAAGATCACCTCCACGCTGGACAACGCGCAGAACATGACCCTGGAGTTCAAGGGCCTGACCCTCGACAGCGAGGCGCACAAGGGCAGCAGCGACTTCTACCTGGGCAACAACGAAGTGCGCCTGCAGAGCATCGAACTGCTGCTGGGCGACAGCCAGCCGATCCTGCTCAAGGATTTCGTCCAGCGCGACGAAACCACCGAGAACGACAACAAGCTGTCCGCTCGCTACAGCTACGACATCGGCATGATCAGCTACCAGGGCAACGATATCGGTGGCTCGCAGATGATCTGGGGCGTGAAGAACCTCGATGCCACGGCACTGCAGTCGCTGGTCGAGTTGTATGGCCAGCTGCTGCAGGCCGGCCAGGTCGACAGCGAAACCGGCATGCCCACGCTGAGCGCAGAGCAGAGCGCCTTGCTCAAGGCCGACATCGAGACGCTGCTGGCCGGCAAACCGAGCCTGGCCCTGGAAAAACTCTCGTTCAAGACCGCCAACGGCGAAAGCAGCTTCAGCCTGGCGCTGGACCTGAACAAACCTGAGTCCTTCGAACTGCCGGCGCCGGAACTGGCCAAGCAGCTGATCGCCCAGCTCGACGCCAAACTGCTGGTGTCCAAGGCCATGATCGGTGACGTGGTGGGTGTGCAGGCGGCCATCGGTGGTGAAACCGACAAGGAAGCCATTGCCCAGCAGGCCACGATGATGAGCGAAATGGCCAGCGGCATGGCCGTGGCCACCGAGCTGGCCACCGTGGAAGGCGAGAACATCGTTTCCAGCCTGCACTACGCCAACAATCAGGTGAACTTCAACGGCAAGCAGATGAGCGTCGAAGAGTTCGTCGCCATGGCCTTCGCCACCGGTGGCGGCCTGGGTGCCGGCATGGGCGGTGATATGCCAGAAGAGGCTCCGGTCATCGAAGACCCGGCGCTGATGGACGGTGAAGGTGCCGCCGAGGAAACCTCGCTCGAGCAATAA
- the kdpF gene encoding K(+)-transporting ATPase subunit F — MSILDGMSLGLAVGLFIYLLVALLRAERS; from the coding sequence ATGAGCATTCTCGACGGGATGTCACTCGGCCTGGCCGTGGGACTTTTTATTTATTTGCTGGTTGCGCTGCTGCGCGCCGAGCGTAGCTAG
- the kdpA gene encoding potassium-transporting ATPase subunit KdpA has product MQVQDYWLILAFFVLVLLPAPFLGRYLFRVMEGQKTLLSPVLEPVERLCYRLAGIDSQAEQDWKTYSLALLAFTLVSLLALFSILLLQGVLPLNPQGFAGLEWTLAFNTAVSFVTNTNWQAYSGEAQMSYFSQMVGLGVQNFVSPAVGLAVLVVFCRGIARRSSNSVGNFWVDLTRATLYGLLPFCLLLALFLVWQGVPQTFLEYVTANTLTGTDQVVPLGPAASQIAIKQLGTNGGGFFGVNSAHPFENPTAWSNLFETASIILIPVALLFTFGHYVKDLRQSRALLACMLILFVIGLGATLWAEYQPNPALAALPIEQVGSLEGKESRFGTTASALWAVSTTAASNGSVNAMHDSFSALGGMIPMFNMMLGEVIFGGVGAGLYGMLLFVLIAVFLAGLMIGRTPEYLGKKLEAREVRLLVATLLVMPMGVLVFGALAASLPGPAASVTNPGAHGFSQILYAYTSGTANNGSAFGGFGANTPYHNLMIGLAMLIGRFGYILPILAIAGSLAAKKRAPVGSNSFPTHGPLFVTLLTLTILLVGGLTFLPALALGPIAEHLTMFQGF; this is encoded by the coding sequence ATGCAAGTCCAAGACTACTGGCTGATCCTGGCCTTCTTCGTGCTGGTATTGCTGCCGGCACCGTTCCTCGGGCGCTACCTGTTCCGCGTGATGGAAGGGCAGAAGACCCTGCTGAGCCCCGTGCTCGAACCCGTCGAGCGGCTTTGTTATCGCCTGGCCGGTATCGACAGCCAGGCCGAGCAGGATTGGAAAACTTACAGCCTGGCGCTGCTGGCCTTCACCCTGGTCAGCCTGCTGGCGCTGTTTTCCATCCTCCTGCTGCAAGGTGTGTTGCCGCTTAATCCGCAGGGCTTCGCTGGCCTGGAGTGGACCCTGGCGTTCAACACCGCGGTGAGCTTCGTCACCAACACCAACTGGCAGGCCTACAGCGGCGAAGCGCAGATGAGCTACTTCAGCCAGATGGTCGGACTCGGTGTGCAGAACTTCGTCAGCCCGGCGGTCGGCCTGGCCGTGCTGGTGGTGTTCTGCCGAGGTATCGCGCGGCGTTCGAGCAACAGCGTCGGCAACTTCTGGGTCGACCTGACCCGCGCCACGCTCTACGGTTTGCTGCCGTTCTGTCTGCTGCTGGCGCTGTTCCTGGTCTGGCAGGGGGTTCCGCAAACCTTCCTCGAGTACGTGACGGCGAACACCCTGACCGGCACTGATCAGGTCGTACCGCTGGGTCCTGCGGCCAGCCAGATCGCCATCAAGCAGCTGGGCACCAACGGTGGCGGCTTCTTCGGCGTCAACTCGGCGCATCCGTTCGAGAACCCGACGGCCTGGAGCAACCTGTTCGAGACCGCCTCGATCATCCTGATTCCGGTAGCGCTGTTGTTCACCTTCGGCCACTACGTCAAGGACCTGCGCCAGAGTCGCGCGCTGCTGGCCTGCATGCTGATTCTGTTCGTCATCGGTCTGGGTGCAACCCTGTGGGCTGAATACCAGCCGAACCCGGCCCTGGCCGCACTGCCGATCGAGCAGGTCGGTTCGCTGGAAGGCAAGGAGAGCCGTTTTGGTACCACGGCCTCGGCGTTGTGGGCGGTGAGCACCACCGCTGCGTCCAACGGCTCGGTCAACGCCATGCACGACAGCTTCAGTGCCCTGGGCGGCATGATCCCGATGTTCAACATGATGCTCGGTGAGGTGATCTTCGGCGGCGTTGGTGCGGGGCTCTACGGCATGCTGCTGTTCGTGCTGATCGCGGTGTTCCTCGCCGGCCTGATGATCGGCCGCACCCCGGAATACCTCGGCAAGAAGCTGGAAGCCCGCGAAGTCCGCCTGCTGGTGGCCACCTTGCTGGTGATGCCGATGGGTGTGCTGGTGTTCGGCGCGCTGGCGGCCAGCCTGCCGGGCCCGGCGGCCTCGGTCACCAATCCCGGTGCCCACGGTTTCAGCCAGATTCTCTATGCCTACACCTCGGGTACTGCCAACAACGGCTCTGCGTTCGGCGGCTTCGGCGCCAACACGCCGTACCACAACCTGATGATCGGCCTGGCCATGTTGATCGGTCGTTTCGGCTACATCCTGCCGATCCTCGCCATCGCTGGCAGCCTGGCGGCGAAGAAGCGCGCACCGGTGGGCAGCAACAGCTTCCCGACCCATGGCCCGCTGTTCGTCACCCTGCTGACCCTGACCATTCTGCTGGTTGGCGGCCTGACCTTCCTGCCGGCACTGGCCCTGGGCCCGATTGCCGAGCACCTGACCATGTTCCAGGGCTTCTAA
- the kdpB gene encoding potassium-transporting ATPase subunit KdpB, which yields MNARTQPESKALKSAKQQPKTSLAALWQPALRQAFVKLDPRQLLRSPVMLVVELTAVVTTVLCFIPNPQVSTGLAVQIALWLWFTVLFANFAEALAEGRGKARADSLKAGSQGLNARRKSGQQFETVAASSLRSGDIVRVEAGELIPGDGEVIEGIAAVNEAAITGESAPVIRESGGDRSAVTGNTRVVSDWLLVKITANPGESTLDRMIALVEGAKRQKTPNEVALDILLIGLTLIFLLVVATLQPFARYAGGDLPLVYLVALLVTLIPTTIGGLLSAIGIAGMDRLVRLNVIAKSGRAVEAAGDVHVLLLDKTGTITFGNRRCSAMIKAPGVSGKDLTEAGLLASLADDTAEGKSIVEYLRALSPMQEPERSAIKSIAFSAETRLSGADWNGHSYRKGAVDAVLNYLGMSRDEVPAPLAREIEKIAQSGGTPLLVAGDARLLGAIHLKDVVKPGIRERFAELRAMGIRTVMVTGDNPLTAAAIAAEAGVDDLIAEATPEKKLQRIRSEQAEGKMVAMCGDGANDAPALAQADVGLAMNDGTQAAREAANLVDLDSDPTKLLDVVQVGKELLVTRGALTTFSVANDVAKYFAILPALFAGIYPQLGALNLMQLHSPQSAILSAIVFNALIIVALIPLALRGVRVQAADAASLLRRNLLIYGLGGLVAPFVGIKLIDVLLVAIGLV from the coding sequence ATGAACGCCCGTACCCAACCTGAAAGCAAGGCGCTGAAAAGCGCCAAGCAACAGCCGAAAACCTCCCTCGCCGCGCTGTGGCAGCCGGCGCTGCGCCAGGCTTTCGTCAAGCTCGATCCGCGCCAACTGCTGCGCTCTCCGGTGATGCTGGTGGTCGAACTGACTGCCGTGGTGACCACCGTGCTGTGCTTTATCCCCAACCCGCAGGTTTCTACCGGCCTTGCCGTGCAGATCGCCCTGTGGCTGTGGTTCACCGTGCTGTTCGCCAACTTTGCCGAGGCGCTGGCCGAAGGCCGTGGCAAGGCCCGCGCCGACAGCCTCAAAGCCGGTAGCCAGGGGCTCAATGCGCGCCGCAAGAGTGGTCAGCAGTTCGAGACCGTGGCGGCCAGCAGTTTGCGCAGCGGCGATATCGTCCGCGTCGAAGCCGGCGAGCTGATCCCCGGTGACGGCGAAGTCATCGAAGGCATCGCCGCGGTCAACGAAGCGGCCATCACTGGTGAGTCCGCGCCGGTGATCCGCGAGTCCGGTGGTGACCGTTCGGCCGTAACCGGCAACACCCGCGTGGTCTCCGACTGGCTGCTGGTGAAGATCACTGCCAACCCGGGTGAGTCGACCCTGGACCGCATGATCGCCCTGGTCGAAGGCGCCAAGCGGCAGAAGACGCCCAACGAAGTGGCGCTGGATATCCTGCTGATCGGCCTGACCCTGATCTTCCTGCTGGTGGTGGCCACCCTGCAGCCGTTCGCCCGCTATGCCGGTGGCGACCTGCCGCTGGTGTATCTGGTGGCGCTGCTGGTAACCCTGATCCCGACCACCATCGGCGGCCTGCTCTCGGCCATCGGCATCGCCGGCATGGACCGTCTGGTGCGCCTCAACGTGATCGCCAAGTCCGGCCGTGCGGTGGAAGCCGCCGGTGACGTGCATGTGCTGCTGCTGGACAAGACCGGCACCATCACCTTCGGTAACCGTCGTTGCAGCGCGATGATCAAGGCCCCCGGCGTATCCGGCAAGGATCTGACGGAAGCTGGGCTGCTGGCCTCGCTGGCCGACGACACTGCCGAAGGCAAGTCGATCGTCGAGTACCTGCGCGCCTTGAGCCCGATGCAGGAGCCGGAGCGCAGTGCGATCAAGTCGATTGCTTTCAGTGCCGAGACGCGCCTGTCCGGCGCCGACTGGAATGGCCACAGCTACCGCAAGGGTGCGGTGGATGCGGTGCTCAATTACCTGGGCATGAGCCGCGACGAGGTGCCGGCACCATTGGCCCGCGAGATCGAGAAGATCGCCCAGAGCGGTGGTACGCCGCTGCTGGTGGCCGGCGATGCACGCCTGTTGGGTGCCATCCATCTCAAGGACGTGGTCAAGCCGGGCATCCGCGAGCGTTTTGCCGAGTTGCGCGCCATGGGCATCCGTACCGTGATGGTCACCGGTGACAACCCGCTGACTGCTGCTGCGATTGCCGCCGAAGCCGGCGTCGATGACCTGATTGCCGAAGCCACCCCGGAGAAGAAGCTGCAACGCATCCGCTCCGAACAGGCCGAAGGCAAGATGGTCGCCATGTGCGGTGACGGCGCCAACGACGCCCCGGCGCTGGCCCAGGCCGACGTTGGCCTGGCGATGAACGACGGCACCCAGGCCGCGCGTGAGGCGGCGAATCTGGTCGACCTCGACTCCGACCCGACCAAGCTGCTCGACGTGGTGCAGGTGGGCAAGGAGCTGCTGGTGACCCGTGGTGCGCTGACCACCTTCTCGGTAGCCAACGACGTGGCCAAGTACTTCGCCATCCTCCCGGCGCTGTTCGCTGGCATCTACCCGCAGCTGGGTGCGCTCAACCTGATGCAGCTGCACAGCCCGCAGAGCGCGATCCTCTCGGCCATCGTGTTCAACGCGCTGATCATCGTCGCGCTGATTCCGCTGGCCCTGCGTGGCGTCCGTGTGCAGGCCGCCGATGCCGCCAGCCTGCTGCGCCGCAATCTGCTGATCTACGGCCTGGGCGGCCTGGTGGCGCCCTTCGTCGGGATCAAGCTGATCGATGTGCTGCTGGTGGCCATAGGGTTGGTTTAA
- the kdpC gene encoding potassium-transporting ATPase subunit KdpC: MLKQIRPALSVLAFMTLITGVAYPLAVTGVAQLAFPDQANGSLVLDGKGAVRGSALLAQNFEGVEWFQPRPSAAAFATVSSGASNLAPSNPALAERIGKDAQRLFDEGQGPVPMQLVTTSASGLDPHLSPAAARFQIGRIANARGIPSDNLERLIAAHVERPLVGPAVVNVLALNLALADNRPSAQPE, from the coding sequence ATGCTCAAGCAAATTCGCCCAGCCCTCAGTGTGCTGGCCTTTATGACCCTGATTACCGGTGTCGCCTATCCGCTGGCCGTTACCGGCGTGGCGCAACTGGCATTCCCCGATCAGGCCAACGGCAGCCTGGTGCTCGACGGCAAAGGTGCCGTGCGTGGCAGCGCTCTGCTGGCGCAGAACTTCGAAGGTGTCGAGTGGTTCCAGCCGCGCCCATCGGCCGCCGCTTTCGCCACCGTATCCAGCGGTGCGAGCAACCTGGCACCGAGCAACCCGGCGCTGGCCGAACGCATCGGCAAGGATGCCCAGCGCCTGTTCGACGAAGGACAAGGGCCGGTACCCATGCAACTGGTGACCACCTCCGCCAGCGGCCTCGACCCGCACCTGTCGCCGGCAGCAGCACGCTTCCAGATCGGCCGTATCGCCAACGCTCGCGGCATTCCGAGCGACAATCTGGAACGACTGATCGCTGCACACGTGGAAAGACCGCTGGTGGGACCAGCCGTGGTCAACGTACTGGCGCTCAACCTGGCGCTGGCCGACAATCGCCCCTCTGCCCAACCTGAGTAA
- a CDS encoding sensor histidine kinase has product MSDATRADALLADMPREGRGRLKVFLGAAPGVGKTFAMLQAAQAQLRQGVDLRVGVVETHGRAETEAMLTGLPQQTQRHLEYRGVALNEMDLDGILANPPKLVLVDELAHSNAPGSRHSKRWQDVQELLEAGIDVYTTVNVQHLEALNDQIRDITGVQVRETLPDWVLQEADEILLIDLPPRELLERLREGKVYVPEQARAAIDAFFSQTNLTALRELAMQTAAARVDADLNRRYRLQGQEAPTVRGRLLLGIDGDAQAERLVRHASRVAERRHLPWSVVHVDTGGERDETRLANLQAAQQLAERLGGEVVSLRGGEVARTLIEHARERRASLILVGRSRHRLRRRWLGRGLAERLLAKGPGLEISVLDTEVDQAPPMPRASQPLAWRDYLLALLATAGAVGIALGLSRVLELPNISLIFLAAVLLVAVRSSLGPALACAGLSFLAYNFLFIPPTFTLIIERQEDVLTLLFFLLMAGLTGNLATRQRRQLQALRQTQAETTALLELSRKLTAATDRQAVLAAALQQFALWPEVEVSLLARSTDGVWKVEAGAQRLLAEQERAAADWSWQHDQPAGLGTGTLPGGRWWWWPLSGEEGPLALLGVSPKDGGALPPEQRRLIAALGQPLTQALERAQLAADLEAARLHGQTEELRSALLASVSHDLRTPLTAMRGSIDSLLALGEQIPLADRRELLEGTRDEAERLDRYIQNLLDMTRLGHGALKLSRDWVAPVDIVASALQRLRPVLAPLQVETVLPTELPLLYVHAALIEQALINVLENAARFSPSQGRLRVAVEADEDELRFSVSDQGPGIPEHEREKIFDMFYTAARGDRGGQGTGLGLAICQGMLGAHGGRVTVGEGLDGRGATLTLHLPLHPQPLPEEE; this is encoded by the coding sequence ATGAGTGATGCCACCCGCGCCGATGCCTTGCTGGCCGATATGCCCCGCGAGGGGCGCGGCCGGCTGAAAGTCTTCCTCGGCGCGGCCCCCGGCGTGGGCAAAACCTTCGCCATGCTGCAGGCGGCGCAGGCGCAACTGCGCCAGGGCGTCGACCTGCGCGTCGGGGTGGTGGAAACCCACGGCCGCGCAGAAACCGAAGCCATGCTCACCGGCCTGCCGCAGCAAACGCAGCGCCATCTGGAATACCGTGGCGTGGCGCTGAACGAGATGGACCTCGACGGCATCCTCGCCAACCCACCGAAGCTGGTGCTGGTCGACGAGCTGGCACACAGCAACGCCCCCGGCAGCCGCCACAGCAAACGCTGGCAGGACGTGCAGGAGTTGCTCGAAGCCGGTATCGACGTCTACACCACGGTCAACGTGCAGCACCTCGAAGCGCTGAATGACCAGATCCGCGATATCACTGGCGTGCAGGTGCGCGAGACCCTGCCGGACTGGGTGCTGCAGGAAGCCGACGAGATCCTGCTGATCGACCTGCCGCCGCGCGAGCTGCTCGAGCGCCTGCGCGAAGGCAAGGTGTATGTGCCGGAACAGGCACGCGCGGCCATCGATGCGTTTTTCAGCCAGACCAACCTCACCGCCCTGCGCGAACTGGCCATGCAGACTGCTGCGGCGCGGGTCGATGCCGATCTCAACCGCCGTTATCGCCTGCAGGGGCAGGAGGCGCCGACCGTGCGTGGTCGTCTGCTGCTCGGCATCGATGGCGATGCCCAGGCCGAACGGCTGGTGCGACACGCCAGCAGGGTCGCCGAGCGCCGTCATCTGCCCTGGTCGGTGGTGCATGTGGATACCGGCGGCGAGCGTGACGAAACGCGCCTGGCTAATCTGCAGGCCGCCCAGCAACTGGCCGAACGCCTGGGCGGCGAAGTGGTCAGTCTGCGCGGTGGCGAAGTCGCCCGCACCCTGATCGAACATGCCCGCGAACGCCGCGCCAGCCTGATTCTGGTTGGCCGCAGCCGGCATCGCCTGCGCCGCCGCTGGCTTGGTCGCGGCCTGGCTGAGCGCCTGTTGGCCAAGGGCCCGGGGCTGGAAATCAGTGTGCTGGATACCGAGGTCGATCAGGCCCCGCCGATGCCGCGGGCCAGCCAGCCGCTGGCCTGGCGTGACTATCTGCTGGCGTTGCTGGCCACCGCTGGCGCTGTGGGCATTGCCCTGGGGCTTTCCCGGGTGCTGGAACTGCCGAACATCTCCCTGATCTTCCTCGCCGCCGTGCTGCTGGTGGCGGTACGCAGCAGCCTGGGCCCGGCACTGGCCTGCGCCGGGCTGTCATTTCTGGCGTACAACTTCCTGTTCATCCCGCCGACCTTCACCCTGATCATCGAGCGCCAGGAGGATGTGCTGACCCTGCTGTTCTTCCTGCTGATGGCGGGGCTCACCGGCAATCTGGCCACCCGCCAGCGTCGCCAGTTGCAGGCCCTGCGCCAGACCCAGGCGGAAACCACCGCGCTGCTGGAGCTGTCGCGCAAGCTGACCGCCGCCACCGACCGCCAGGCCGTATTGGCGGCGGCGTTGCAGCAGTTCGCCCTGTGGCCGGAAGTGGAAGTCAGCCTGCTGGCACGCAGTACGGACGGCGTGTGGAAGGTCGAGGCCGGCGCGCAGCGCCTGCTTGCCGAACAGGAGCGCGCTGCGGCCGACTGGTCCTGGCAGCACGACCAGCCCGCCGGGCTGGGCACCGGCACCTTGCCGGGCGGGCGCTGGTGGTGGTGGCCGTTGTCCGGCGAGGAGGGACCGCTGGCCTTGCTGGGGGTCAGCCCCAAGGATGGTGGTGCGCTGCCGCCGGAACAGCGCCGGCTGATCGCCGCGCTGGGCCAGCCGCTGACCCAGGCCCTGGAACGCGCGCAGCTGGCCGCAGACCTGGAAGCCGCGCGCCTGCACGGGCAAACCGAAGAGTTGCGCAGCGCGCTGCTGGCCTCGGTGTCCCATGACTTGCGTACGCCGCTAACCGCCATGCGCGGCTCCATCGACAGCCTGCTGGCGCTGGGCGAGCAGATCCCCCTGGCCGATCGCCGCGAGCTGCTGGAAGGCACCCGCGACGAAGCCGAACGGCTCGACCGCTATATCCAGAACCTGCTGGACATGACCCGTCTGGGGCATGGCGCCCTCAAACTGTCGCGCGACTGGGTGGCGCCGGTCGATATCGTCGCCAGCGCCCTGCAGCGCCTGCGCCCGGTGCTGGCGCCGCTGCAGGTCGAGACCGTGCTGCCGACCGAGTTGCCGCTGCTCTATGTGCATGCCGCGCTGATCGAGCAGGCGCTGATCAATGTGCTGGAGAATGCGGCGCGCTTTTCACCGAGCCAGGGCCGCTTGCGGGTGGCGGTCGAGGCGGACGAGGACGAGCTGCGTTTCTCCGTCAGCGACCAGGGGCCGGGGATTCCCGAACATGAACGAGAGAAGATTTTCGACATGTTCTATACGGCGGCGCGCGGTGATCGCGGTGGCCAGGGCACCGGCCTGGGGCTGGCGATCTGCCAGGGTATGCTCGGCGCCCACGGTGGTCGGGTCACCGTGGGTGAGGGCCTGGATGGCCGAGGCGCTACGCTGACCTTGCATCTGCCGTTGCACCCGCAACCTTTACCCGAAGAGGAGTAG